CGAAAAGGATCTGCGGCTCCTTGAAAAGGTCGAACCTTCCCACCTCGAGCCGGCCAGGGATTTCCTGAAGGAATGCCCCGTCACGTTCAAGGTGGCCGAGAATGTCAAGGGCATCTATGTCCTGGCCGAGGTGGAGACCGACGCGGGTTCGGCCACGGCCCTGCTGCGTCACGCCCACGACGGCCTCGTAAAGGTCACCAGGAACGGGGAGGAGGTCTTTTCACTTCCCGAAGAGGTCGGTCCCGAGGGGGGCAACCTCCTGAAAGAGATCGGCTCCTTGAACCTGGAAGAAATGGTGGCCCTCGTCAAGGCGGCCCCCCTGGAAAACCTCCTGTTCCTCAAGGAAGGCGTAAAGATGAACAAGGAGGCCGCCCAGGCCGGGGGATCCTCTCCTTTGGGCCTGGGCCTGGGCTATCGACTTCTCGAGCTCCGGAGCTCCGGCCTTCTCTGCGATGACATTGAAAATGACCTGCGGCAGCAGGTGGCCGCCGCCGCCGACGCGCGTATGTCCGGCCTGAACGTCCCCATCTACGGCGTTTTCGGAAGCGGCAACCATGGCATCACCTTCTTCCTGACCGCGGGCACCGTGGCGGAACACCTCGGTTCGACCGACGAGGAGCTGGTCAGGGCCCTTGCCCTGGGCTTGCTGGTGGTGGGCCTGATCAAGTCCAACACGGGCATCCTGACGCCCCATTGCGGTTGTTCCGTCGCGGCCGGGGCGGGAGCCGCAGCGGCCATAGTCCATCTTCACGGGGGAGGGGTGAGCGAGATGGAAGCCGCGGTGCACCTGCTGCTGGCGGATATTACCGGCATGCTCTGCGACGGCGCCAAGTTCGGCTGCTCCCTGAAGATGGCCACCTCTTCCGGGGTCGCCTACCAGTCGGCCCTGCTGGCCATGAGAGGGGCGACGGTCCCGGAGAAGAACGGCCTGGTGGGGAAATGCCTGGAAGAGACCATGAGAAACCTCAGGGTCATCACCGATCCGGGGATGGCAGGTGTGGACCGGGCCGTCCTCGAGATCCTGATGAGCGGTGACGTTAACGGTGATTGTTGAGAGGAGCGAGCTTTCAATATGCCTGGAGAAAGCGAAAGGAAACGGGTTGAAGAACACCTCGAAATAGGAAAGGAGATTCTTTACCTGACCCGGGAAGAGGCGAAAAATATCGGCCTTTCCGACGGCCAGATCCTGGCCCTCACCGAGAAAGCCCTGGCGGCTCACGGTAACAAAAGGACAGAGATGCCGGCCAAGATCGGCCTGCACCCGTTAAAGGACACCCTCATGCACGCCATGCCCGCCTACCTGCCGGACCATTTCGCCTGCGGGATAAAGTGGGCCTCCTGTTTCCCGGCCAACCGGGAACGCTTCGGTCTGACCCAGACCTCCGGCCTCCTTATCTACAACGATCCCGAGAGCGGATGGCCCCTGGCCGTGATGGACGCCGTATGGATCACCGAAAAAAGGACCCCCGCGGTGACATCGGTTGCCGCGAAACACCTGGCGCCGGCGGAAGCCGCGACCTTCGGGATGATAGGCTGCGGCGTCCAGGGAAGAGCCCATGTGGGGATGATCGAAAACGTCCTGGTGAACCTGGAGACGATCTTCGTCTACGACCTCTTCGAGGAGGCCGCCCTTAACCTGGTCCGTGACCTGCAGCCAAAAGTAAAGGCGAGGATAGTAAAGGCAGGTTCCATAGAGGAAGTGGTCAAATCCTCCCAGGTCGTGGCATCGGCCACGGTGATCACGGCTCAGCCCAGGCCCCGGATCAGGGACAACTGGGTAAGGAAAGGCCAGACGATCCTCATGTGCGATATGCACTCCCTTTACGAGGACCCCACCATGAAGAGGGCCGATAAGTACCTTGTGGACAGCATAGAGGAGCATGAACTCTTCGAGGGCTATGGCTATTACCCCGACGGGCTCCCCGGGATATATGCCGAGACCGGCGAAGTGGCCGCCGGCCTTAAAAAGGGGAGGGAGACCGCCGAGGAGCTCATCGTATGCAACAACGTGGGGATGGCCGTGGAGGACATGATGGTGGCAAAGGCCTTGTTCGAGAAGGCCCTTTCCTCCGGCGCCGGCACGAAATTGCCCCTTTAACGGGGGCTATGGGGAGGCGGTTTTTTGACTAAACTGACCGATAGGGAAAAGTCCATCCTCGACGGACGGGAGGGTCCTCTCAAACGGGTGGCCCTCCAGTTCATCGTAAATTACGCCAAGGTGTTGGGAGCGGAACGTCTCTGCGACGTCACCAAGGCCCACCTCTTCGCGGGCGCACACCACTACATGGATGCCTGCGCCTCCGACGATATCGACGAGGTTATCTCCGAAATGCTCCTCTGTTCGCCCGAAAGGGTCAGCCTGGATTGCTTCGCCTGCTATGCCCAGGCCGACGTGGGGCCCACCGACCCGGCGAGGTGGCAGGAGCTCGGCGTCTCGCCCGAAAGGCACGTGAAAAACAGGAAGATCCTGGAAAAATACACGAAAGCGGGGCTTTACCCCATGGCCACCTGCACGCCCTACCTCTCGGGTTTCCTCCCCAGGATGGGCGAGCACTACGTATCCACCGAATCCCACGCCGTAACGCTCATGAACTCCCTCTGGGGGGCCTGCGCCAACGCTGACGGGATAGAGGCCGCCTACTGTTCCGCCGTATGCGGTAAAACGCCCCTGTGGGGGAACCATATCATGTCGAACAGGAGAGGGACCCATCACTTCAGGGTGGAGTTCACCCCCCAAGACGTCATGGAGTGGGACCTGCTGGGCTACGTGGTCGGTTCCAGGACGCCCACCCATTCCATCCCTGTCCTTTCGGGAGACCTGGGAACCCCCGGCGTGGTGGAGCTGAAATCCTGCTTCGCGTCGATGGCGACCACCGGCGGAGCGGAGTTGTGCCATATCGTCGGCGTGACCCCCGAGGCGCCCGATTTCGACCGCGCCTTCGGGAGCCGGAAAGCCGCCGTGGAAGATGCCATCACCTTCGGCGACATCGAAAAGGCGGCGGATCTTTTCGCGGGTTCCGGCGAGGCCGTGGATTACGTCAGCCTGGGCTGCCCCCATTACTCCATAGACCAGGTCAGGGACGTCGCGGCCCTTCTCGAGGGACGGGAGGTCCACGGTGATACAGCGCTTTGGATCTGGACCTCGCCGGCGGTGAGGGAACTGGCCGACAGGGCCGGGTACAGCCGGACGATCGAGCTATCCGGCGCCCGGCTGGTCACGAGTTCCTGCCCCCTGGTCAGCGAGACCTGGCCAAGGGATGCTTCCGCCCTCGTCTTCGACTCGTTGAAGCAGGCCCATTACATCAGGCCCGAGACAAAATCAACAGTTCTCTTCGGTTCCATGGCCCAGTGCGTCGACGCGGCCGTAGCGGGCCGATGGGAGAGGAGGTCCTCCCGTTGAAGAAGATCGTCATCAAGGGCAGGGGCGTCTGGGGCGGCGTTGCCGAAGGGCCGGCCATGGTGAGCAGGGATACCATCCAGGGCTGGAGCGGCCTCGATGACGAGACCGGTGTCGTCATCGAGAAGGGGCACCCCTTCGAGGGCATGTCCATAAAGGGTGCCATCCTCGTTCTCTCCGGGGGTAAGGGATCCAATGGCTGGTCGAGTCACTTCCACGTGGCCAGGCTCAAGGGCCTCGCACCGGCGGGCTTCGTCTTCCCGAAGATGGATTCCCGGACCGGGGTGGCGGTGGTGGTGACGAAGGTCCCGGCCGTGACCGACCTGGAGGAGGACCCCTTTGAAACGATCAGGACCGGGGACTGGGTCCGGATAGACGGGGATCGGGGCGTCGTTGAAGTCACCCGCGAGGCATGAACCGAAAAATTGTCTTGTCCGACGAAGGAGGATAACAATTTATGAAAGCACTTTGGCTCTCAAGGAAGGATGTCGAGTCCCTGGAGATACCCATGACCGAGGTCATGGACGCCGTGGAGGAGGGCTTTCGGCTTAACGGGCTCGACCAGAGCGAACTGCCGGCCAAGATAGGGGTCCATCCTCGCAAGGACTGCTTTATCCATGCCATGCC
The sequence above is drawn from the Thermovirga sp. genome and encodes:
- a CDS encoding DUF521 domain-containing protein, with product MTDREKSILDGREGPLKRVALQFIVNYAKVLGAERLCDVTKAHLFAGAHHYMDACASDDIDEVISEMLLCSPERVSLDCFACYAQADVGPTDPARWQELGVSPERHVKNRKILEKYTKAGLYPMATCTPYLSGFLPRMGEHYVSTESHAVTLMNSLWGACANADGIEAAYCSAVCGKTPLWGNHIMSNRRGTHHFRVEFTPQDVMEWDLLGYVVGSRTPTHSIPVLSGDLGTPGVVELKSCFASMATTGGAELCHIVGVTPEAPDFDRAFGSRKAAVEDAITFGDIEKAADLFAGSGEAVDYVSLGCPHYSIDQVRDVAALLEGREVHGDTALWIWTSPAVRELADRAGYSRTIELSGARLVTSSCPLVSETWPRDASALVFDSLKQAHYIRPETKSTVLFGSMAQCVDAAVAGRWERRSSR
- a CDS encoding serine dehydratase subunit alpha family protein; amino-acid sequence: MRKDLLEEVLKRHVFVTVGCTDPVAIALAASRAYREVPGRVRSVTVTMDRNIYKDAFSVGIPGVLQSGIDLAVALGILYGDPEKDLRLLEKVEPSHLEPARDFLKECPVTFKVAENVKGIYVLAEVETDAGSATALLRHAHDGLVKVTRNGEEVFSLPEEVGPEGGNLLKEIGSLNLEEMVALVKAAPLENLLFLKEGVKMNKEAAQAGGSSPLGLGLGYRLLELRSSGLLCDDIENDLRQQVAAAADARMSGLNVPIYGVFGSGNHGITFFLTAGTVAEHLGSTDEELVRALALGLLVVGLIKSNTGILTPHCGCSVAAGAGAAAAIVHLHGGGVSEMEAAVHLLLADITGMLCDGAKFGCSLKMATSSGVAYQSALLAMRGATVPEKNGLVGKCLEETMRNLRVITDPGMAGVDRAVLEILMSGDVNGDC
- a CDS encoding DUF126 domain-containing protein, whose amino-acid sequence is MGEEVLPLKKIVIKGRGVWGGVAEGPAMVSRDTIQGWSGLDDETGVVIEKGHPFEGMSIKGAILVLSGGKGSNGWSSHFHVARLKGLAPAGFVFPKMDSRTGVAVVVTKVPAVTDLEEDPFETIRTGDWVRIDGDRGVVEVTREA
- a CDS encoding ornithine cyclodeaminase family protein, which gives rise to MPGESERKRVEEHLEIGKEILYLTREEAKNIGLSDGQILALTEKALAAHGNKRTEMPAKIGLHPLKDTLMHAMPAYLPDHFACGIKWASCFPANRERFGLTQTSGLLIYNDPESGWPLAVMDAVWITEKRTPAVTSVAAKHLAPAEAATFGMIGCGVQGRAHVGMIENVLVNLETIFVYDLFEEAALNLVRDLQPKVKARIVKAGSIEEVVKSSQVVASATVITAQPRPRIRDNWVRKGQTILMCDMHSLYEDPTMKRADKYLVDSIEEHELFEGYGYYPDGLPGIYAETGEVAAGLKKGRETAEELIVCNNVGMAVEDMMVAKALFEKALSSGAGTKLPL